In a genomic window of Myxococcus fulvus:
- a CDS encoding BON domain-containing protein, translating to MSGRRHDDPDRRGKERHGRGEHEGRRHPRSEHEGPPAWRAGDPGHHLGPPRHEHHEHHARPGRDSHRSDWDARRDFEHPSRDLDRDRDYRTLRGDRDSLDYEIDRDFGDAARALDRAHEYGRDFDRDRELDRRARHFDPERIARRPGYSPSGTFRALDEDAPRRHGPPDDRGGAHRGPWRDAPSDSLRRGDVGPGHSRHGRRGADAWDEPEAWMDELRELRPRERPAEADVRLGGTQPSGHGPGVENMAPPQVGFSTSATRADDHDLGHGGYAGGPSRTRAPRGRGPRGYQRGDDRIRADICDRLMQEWMDASDVGVQVLDGVVTLAGSVRSRDEKRAIEDVTESVLGVKEVLNHLRLHRSGGVAHPPSSQAPLQVPDDDGSLHS from the coding sequence ATGAGTGGAAGGCGCCATGATGACCCCGACCGACGGGGCAAGGAGCGACACGGTCGCGGAGAGCACGAAGGCAGACGCCACCCGCGAAGCGAGCACGAGGGCCCCCCTGCCTGGCGCGCCGGGGACCCGGGCCACCACCTGGGCCCGCCCCGTCACGAGCACCATGAGCACCACGCTCGGCCGGGCCGCGACTCCCACCGCTCGGACTGGGACGCCCGGCGCGACTTCGAGCACCCCTCCCGGGACCTCGACCGCGACCGCGACTACCGCACGCTCCGAGGCGACCGGGACTCGCTCGACTATGAAATCGACCGGGACTTCGGCGACGCGGCCAGGGCGCTGGACCGGGCCCACGAGTACGGCCGGGACTTCGACCGCGACCGGGAGCTGGACCGCCGCGCCCGGCACTTCGACCCGGAGCGGATTGCCCGACGACCGGGCTACAGCCCGAGCGGCACCTTCCGCGCGCTCGACGAGGACGCGCCCCGACGACACGGCCCGCCCGACGACCGAGGCGGCGCGCACCGGGGCCCCTGGAGAGACGCTCCGTCGGACTCGCTCCGTCGCGGGGACGTGGGCCCGGGCCACTCACGCCACGGTCGACGCGGCGCGGACGCCTGGGATGAGCCCGAGGCGTGGATGGACGAACTCAGGGAGCTGCGCCCTCGCGAGCGGCCCGCGGAGGCGGATGTGCGACTGGGCGGCACGCAGCCCTCGGGCCACGGACCGGGCGTGGAGAACATGGCGCCGCCCCAGGTGGGGTTCTCCACCAGCGCGACGCGCGCGGATGACCACGACCTGGGCCATGGTGGCTACGCCGGAGGCCCCAGCCGCACCCGCGCGCCCCGAGGACGCGGGCCTCGTGGCTACCAACGGGGCGACGACCGCATCCGCGCGGACATCTGCGACCGGCTGATGCAGGAGTGGATGGACGCCTCGGACGTGGGGGTGCAGGTGCTGGACGGCGTGGTGACGCTCGCCGGGAGCGTGCGCAGCCGCGACGAGAAGCGCGCCATCGAGGACGTCACCGAGTCGGTGCTCGGCGTGAAGGAGGTCCTCAACCACCTGCGCCTCCACCGCAGCGGCGGCGTGGCGCACCCACCCTCCTCCCAGGCCCCGCTCCAGGTCCCGGACGACGACGGTTCGCTGCACTCCTGA
- the hutU gene encoding urocanate hydratase codes for MSRVIRAPRGATLSCKGWVQEAALRMLMNNLDPEVAENPADLVVYGGTGKAARDWPSFDRIVSSLQSLADDETLLVQSGKPVGVFRTHPDAPRVLIANSNLVGRWANWEHFHELEKKGLMMYGQMTAGSWIYIGTQGILQGTYETFAAAGRFHFGTDDLSGRLILSGGLGGMGGAQPLAATMNNAVFLGVEIDPWRAQRRVETRYLDVVAKDLDEALAMVKEAQARRVGRSIGVIGNAASVFRELYRRGIKPDLVTDQTSAHDPLNGYIPTDLSLEAAAELRKRDPEGYVRRARESMIEHVEAMNDFQAAGCHVFDYGNNLRGQAQLGGMENAFEFPGFVPAYIRPLFCEGMGPFRWVALSGDPEDIRVTDRVVRELFPQKASLQRWLNMAQERVAFQGLPARICWLGYGERAKAGLAFNELVRTGQVKAPIVIGRDHLDCGSVASPNRETEAMKDGTDAVADWPILNALVNAVNGASWVSFHHGGGVGMGYSLHAGQVIVADGTAEAARRIERVLTSDPGMGVLRHADAGYPEAIEVAKERGVKIPGITV; via the coding sequence ATGTCCCGCGTCATCCGCGCCCCCCGTGGTGCCACCCTCTCGTGCAAGGGTTGGGTCCAGGAGGCCGCGCTCCGGATGTTGATGAACAACCTCGACCCGGAGGTCGCTGAGAACCCCGCGGACCTCGTCGTCTACGGCGGCACCGGCAAGGCCGCTCGCGACTGGCCCTCCTTCGACCGCATCGTCTCGAGCCTCCAGAGCCTCGCCGACGACGAGACGCTGCTCGTCCAGTCCGGCAAGCCCGTGGGCGTCTTCCGCACGCACCCCGACGCGCCGCGCGTGCTCATCGCCAACTCCAACCTCGTGGGCCGCTGGGCCAACTGGGAGCACTTCCACGAGCTGGAGAAGAAGGGCCTGATGATGTACGGCCAGATGACGGCCGGCTCGTGGATCTACATCGGCACCCAGGGCATCCTCCAGGGCACCTACGAGACGTTCGCCGCCGCCGGCCGCTTCCACTTCGGCACCGACGACCTCTCCGGCCGCCTCATCCTCTCCGGCGGTCTGGGTGGCATGGGCGGCGCGCAGCCGCTCGCGGCCACCATGAACAACGCCGTGTTCCTGGGCGTGGAGATCGACCCGTGGCGCGCCCAGCGCCGCGTGGAGACCCGCTACCTGGACGTCGTCGCCAAGGACCTCGACGAGGCGCTCGCGATGGTGAAGGAGGCTCAAGCCAGGCGCGTGGGCCGCTCCATCGGCGTCATCGGCAACGCGGCCTCGGTGTTCCGCGAGCTGTACCGTCGCGGCATCAAGCCGGACCTCGTCACGGACCAGACGAGCGCGCATGACCCGCTCAACGGCTACATCCCCACGGACCTGTCACTGGAGGCCGCGGCCGAGCTGCGCAAGAGAGACCCCGAGGGCTACGTACGCCGCGCGCGCGAGTCGATGATCGAGCACGTGGAGGCGATGAACGACTTCCAGGCCGCCGGCTGCCACGTCTTCGACTACGGCAACAACCTGCGCGGCCAGGCGCAGCTGGGCGGCATGGAGAACGCGTTCGAGTTCCCCGGCTTCGTGCCCGCGTACATCCGCCCGCTGTTCTGCGAGGGCATGGGCCCGTTCCGCTGGGTGGCGCTGTCCGGAGACCCCGAGGACATCCGCGTCACGGACCGCGTGGTGCGCGAGCTGTTCCCGCAGAAGGCCTCGCTGCAGCGCTGGCTGAACATGGCGCAGGAGCGCGTGGCGTTCCAGGGCCTGCCCGCGCGCATCTGCTGGCTGGGCTACGGCGAGCGCGCCAAGGCGGGCCTCGCGTTCAACGAGCTGGTGCGCACGGGCCAGGTGAAGGCGCCCATCGTCATCGGACGAGATCACCTGGACTGCGGCTCGGTGGCGTCGCCCAACCGCGAGACGGAGGCGATGAAGGACGGCACGGACGCGGTGGCGGACTGGCCCATCCTCAACGCGCTGGTGAACGCGGTGAATGGCGCGTCGTGGGTGTCCTTCCACCACGGCGGCGGCGTGGGCATGGGCTACTCGCTGCACGCCGGCCAGGTCATCGTCGCGGACGGGACGGCCGAGGCCGCGCGCCGCATCGAGCGCGTGCTCACCAGCGACCCCGGCATGGGCGTGCTGCGCCACGCGGACGCGGGCTACCCCGAGGCCATCGAGGTGGCCAAGGAGCGGGGCGTGAAGATTCCGGGCATCACCGTGTAG
- the hutI gene encoding imidazolonepropionase: protein MEALDLLVRNTSEVLTLEGTHREPAEAALTSRPHACVGIRAGRIAYVGAEAELPQGSVGASTEVLDAKGGFVGPAFVDPHTHLVFAGERSAEFDLRNQGATYLEIAKAGGGIVSTVRATRAASEEELVRLALPRVQRLLAQGVTVAEVKSGYGLDVETELKMLRVVRRLNTMTPVELVPTLLCAHAIPAEYRERREDYVRLCIDEILPAVANESLARFCDVFVEDSAFTVDEARRILTAGRELGMQPRLHADQLTAFGAAELAAELGAATADHLEQVTDAGLRALAAANVTAVLVPTSTLFLRMRPYAPGRRIRDAGLNVALGTNVNPGSAMSENTALALGLACLENGLSAAEAYWAATRGAALSLGLQRQGRLAVGDAGDLVLFSCASFRHLPYHLGIGHARTVVKAGRVVVQQELNSCG, encoded by the coding sequence ATGGAAGCGCTCGACTTGCTGGTCCGAAACACGTCCGAGGTCCTCACCCTGGAGGGCACGCACCGCGAGCCCGCGGAGGCCGCGCTCACCTCGCGTCCCCACGCCTGCGTGGGCATCCGCGCCGGTCGCATCGCCTATGTGGGCGCGGAGGCGGAGCTGCCACAGGGCAGCGTGGGCGCAAGCACGGAGGTGCTCGACGCGAAGGGCGGCTTCGTGGGCCCCGCCTTCGTGGACCCGCACACGCACCTGGTCTTCGCCGGCGAGCGCTCCGCCGAGTTCGACCTGCGCAACCAGGGCGCGACGTACCTGGAAATCGCCAAGGCCGGCGGCGGCATCGTCAGCACCGTGCGCGCCACGCGCGCGGCCAGCGAGGAGGAGCTGGTGCGGCTGGCACTGCCCCGCGTGCAGCGGCTGCTCGCGCAGGGCGTGACGGTGGCGGAGGTGAAGAGCGGCTACGGGCTCGACGTGGAGACGGAGCTGAAGATGCTGCGCGTGGTGCGCAGGCTCAACACGATGACGCCCGTGGAGCTGGTGCCCACGCTCCTGTGCGCGCACGCCATCCCCGCGGAGTACCGCGAGCGCCGCGAGGACTACGTCCGCCTCTGCATCGACGAAATCCTCCCCGCCGTCGCCAACGAGAGCCTGGCGCGCTTCTGCGACGTCTTCGTCGAGGACAGCGCCTTCACCGTCGACGAGGCCCGCCGCATCCTCACCGCCGGCCGCGAGCTGGGAATGCAGCCGCGCCTCCACGCCGACCAGCTCACCGCCTTCGGCGCCGCCGAGCTCGCCGCCGAGCTGGGCGCCGCCACCGCCGACCACCTGGAGCAAGTCACCGACGCCGGCCTGCGCGCGCTCGCCGCCGCCAACGTCACCGCGGTGCTCGTGCCCACCTCCACCCTCTTCCTGCGCATGCGCCCATACGCGCCGGGACGTCGCATCCGTGACGCGGGCCTCAATGTCGCTTTGGGCACCAACGTCAACCCGGGCTCCGCCATGAGTGAAAACACGGCGTTGGCGCTGGGGCTCGCGTGTCTGGAGAACGGACTCAGCGCCGCGGAGGCGTATTGGGCTGCGACACGTGGTGCCGCGTTGTCATTGGGACTGCAACGACAGGGGCGGTTGGCCGTGGGTGATGCAGGCGACCTGGTGTTGTTCAGTTGTGCGTCTTTCCGTCATCTGCCCTACCATTTAGGAATAGGGCACGCGCGCACGGTGGTGAAGGCCGGGCGTGTCGTCGTCCAGCAGGAGCTGAATTCCTGCGGGTGA
- a CDS encoding class II glutamine amidotransferase — translation MCRLFGFRSSVPSAVHPSLVTQKNSLLIQSREHKDGWGIAAYGAEAAPVVAHGVGPAHSDPDFERVSSRVSSHTVVAHIRLASVGAVELRNSHPFHHGRWTFVHNGTLREFARHRAAVEELICPTLRVGIQGTTDSERCFYLFLTRLAARHPIVGSVPVEGVARALAETMGLVAAITDDSQAQQRSAMNFLVTNGEVMVASRRNRTLFVSVGGARCELGGLPVAGTRLEQLIVSSEALCGGPNWAPVQEEDVIGVDAGLVFHRWRVPELAGDVVPPPTPGPSQHAA, via the coding sequence ATGTGCCGACTTTTTGGATTCAGATCGTCAGTCCCTTCCGCGGTCCACCCCTCGCTGGTGACGCAGAAGAACTCGCTCCTCATCCAGTCACGCGAGCACAAGGATGGATGGGGAATCGCCGCCTACGGCGCCGAAGCGGCTCCTGTCGTGGCCCACGGTGTGGGACCCGCGCACAGTGACCCCGACTTCGAGCGTGTCAGCAGCCGTGTGTCCTCACACACGGTGGTGGCGCACATCCGTCTGGCGTCGGTGGGCGCGGTGGAGCTGCGCAACTCCCACCCCTTCCACCACGGCCGCTGGACGTTCGTCCACAACGGGACGTTGAGGGAATTCGCCCGGCACCGGGCCGCGGTGGAGGAGCTCATCTGCCCGACGCTGCGCGTGGGCATCCAGGGCACCACGGACAGCGAGCGGTGCTTCTACCTCTTCCTCACCCGCCTGGCGGCCAGGCATCCCATCGTCGGCTCGGTCCCTGTCGAGGGCGTCGCGCGGGCGCTCGCGGAGACGATGGGACTGGTGGCGGCCATCACGGATGACTCGCAGGCGCAGCAGCGCTCCGCGATGAACTTCCTCGTCACCAATGGCGAGGTGATGGTGGCCTCGCGGCGCAACCGGACGCTCTTCGTTTCCGTGGGCGGAGCGCGGTGCGAGCTGGGCGGCCTGCCCGTCGCGGGCACGCGACTGGAGCAGCTCATCGTCTCCAGCGAGGCGCTGTGCGGCGGGCCGAACTGGGCGCCCGTCCAGGAGGAGGACGTCATCGGCGTGGACGCCGGGCTCGTCTTCCACCGCTGGCGTGTGCCGGAGCTCGCGGGCGACGTCGTCCCGCCGCCCACGCCCGGCCCCAGCCAGCACGCCGCCTGA
- the tsaE gene encoding tRNA (adenosine(37)-N6)-threonylcarbamoyltransferase complex ATPase subunit type 1 TsaE, translating into MSESNTVERRVTLASPEETHRLGVRLGELLEPGDFVGLIGDLGAGKTHLVRGVAEGARVPRSEVASPTFAIVYPYSGRIPLYHADLYRLTGYDDLYATGFMDLVGGEGAVLVEWLDRVPEAAPREHLRLTLAHAGEDSRTLEAQAFGARASTLLTAWLP; encoded by the coding sequence ATGAGCGAGTCCAACACGGTGGAGCGGCGCGTGACGCTGGCCTCGCCCGAGGAGACCCATCGGCTCGGAGTGCGGCTGGGCGAGCTGCTCGAGCCGGGGGACTTCGTGGGGCTGATTGGCGATTTGGGCGCGGGCAAGACGCACCTGGTGCGCGGCGTGGCCGAGGGCGCGCGCGTGCCCCGCTCCGAGGTGGCCAGCCCCACCTTCGCGATTGTCTACCCGTACTCCGGCCGCATCCCGCTGTACCACGCGGACCTGTACCGCCTGACGGGCTACGACGACCTCTACGCCACCGGCTTCATGGACCTGGTGGGCGGCGAGGGCGCGGTGCTGGTGGAGTGGTTGGACCGGGTGCCGGAGGCCGCGCCTCGCGAGCACCTGCGACTCACGCTGGCCCACGCGGGAGAGGACTCGCGCACCCTGGAGGCCCAGGCCTTCGGAGCCCGGGCCTCAACGCTGCTGACAGCCTGGCTGCCCTGA
- a CDS encoding bifunctional ADP-dependent NAD(P)H-hydrate dehydratase/NAD(P)H-hydrate epimerase: protein MLRVLTAAQMRQAEQAAEQRHGMPSALLMENAGRGLADVARALAGPHGRFVVVCGPGNNGGDGLVAARFLLEGGARVSVTLVGDTAKLTTESKRNLEALRGFGGAALALESVEPPATGDVVVDALFGTGLSRAPAGAFAEAISAIHRWRRAGAKVVAADVPSGLQSDTGEPFSPCVEADATVAFGFLKPGQVLEPGASLCGRVHRVDIGMGGASSRDIPGAELFVVEESDARRTLPARKADTHKGTYGHVLVVAGSRGKTGAAALVAKAALRSGAGLVTVATRSDALESVQSHSAEIMGIPLEGSGPLGLGDLDALLAAAEGKDALVMGPGIPRGPETGRLIGELLSRVELPAVLDADALNAVAEDPSVLRRAKGPVVLTPHPGEMARLTGRPTKEVQSKRLDMVGRLAAGLNVTVVLKGDRTLTAHADGRVFINTTGNPGMATGGSGDVLSGVCGALLAQAFPLPDAIWTAVYTHGLAGDLAAARRGQLGLVAGDLIEQGLCEVWLRWER from the coding sequence ATGCTGCGCGTCCTCACCGCCGCCCAGATGCGTCAGGCCGAACAGGCCGCCGAGCAGCGCCACGGCATGCCCTCCGCGCTGCTGATGGAGAACGCGGGGCGGGGGCTCGCGGACGTGGCGCGCGCGCTCGCGGGGCCCCATGGGCGCTTCGTGGTGGTGTGCGGCCCGGGCAACAATGGTGGCGACGGGCTGGTCGCGGCGCGCTTCCTCCTCGAGGGGGGCGCGCGAGTCTCGGTGACGCTCGTGGGCGACACCGCGAAGCTGACGACCGAGTCGAAGCGCAACCTGGAGGCGCTGCGGGGCTTTGGTGGCGCGGCGCTCGCGCTGGAGTCCGTGGAGCCTCCCGCGACAGGTGACGTGGTGGTGGACGCGCTGTTCGGCACGGGGCTGAGCCGGGCTCCGGCCGGTGCGTTCGCGGAGGCCATCTCCGCCATCCATCGGTGGCGCCGCGCGGGCGCGAAGGTGGTGGCCGCGGATGTGCCGTCCGGGCTGCAGAGTGACACGGGCGAGCCTTTCTCTCCGTGCGTGGAGGCGGACGCGACGGTGGCCTTCGGCTTCCTCAAGCCGGGTCAGGTCCTGGAGCCCGGGGCCTCGCTGTGTGGGCGCGTGCACCGCGTGGACATCGGCATGGGGGGCGCGTCGTCCCGAGACATCCCTGGCGCCGAGCTCTTCGTGGTGGAGGAGTCCGACGCGCGCCGCACGCTGCCCGCGCGCAAGGCGGACACACACAAGGGCACCTACGGGCACGTGCTGGTGGTCGCCGGCAGCCGGGGGAAGACGGGCGCCGCGGCGCTGGTCGCGAAGGCGGCGCTGCGCTCCGGCGCGGGCCTCGTCACGGTGGCCACGCGAAGCGACGCGCTGGAGTCCGTGCAGTCGCACTCCGCTGAAATCATGGGCATCCCCCTGGAGGGCTCGGGTCCGCTGGGCCTGGGGGACCTGGACGCGCTGCTCGCGGCGGCCGAGGGCAAGGACGCGCTCGTGATGGGCCCGGGCATCCCCCGGGGCCCCGAGACGGGCCGGCTCATCGGCGAGCTGCTCTCGCGCGTGGAGCTGCCTGCGGTGCTGGACGCGGACGCGCTCAACGCGGTGGCGGAGGACCCCTCCGTGCTCCGCCGCGCCAAGGGGCCCGTCGTGCTCACACCTCACCCGGGCGAGATGGCGCGACTCACAGGCCGACCGACCAAGGAGGTCCAGTCCAAGCGACTGGACATGGTGGGTCGACTCGCAGCCGGACTCAACGTGACGGTGGTGCTCAAGGGCGACCGTACGCTCACCGCGCACGCGGATGGCCGCGTGTTCATCAACACCACGGGCAACCCGGGCATGGCCACGGGCGGCTCGGGGGACGTGTTGTCCGGCGTGTGCGGCGCGCTGCTGGCGCAGGCCTTCCCGCTTCCCGACGCCATCTGGACCGCGGTGTACACGCATGGCCTCGCCGGAGACCTGGCGGCGGCGCGACGCGGGCAGCTGGGCCTGGTGGCGGGGGACCTCATCGAGCAGGGGCTCTGCGAGGTGTGGCTGCGGTGGGAGCGATGA
- the acpS gene encoding holo-ACP synthase → MGIRGLGLDICSISRIQRILDGPRAEPFLNRVYTEHERALCGQRHDAASAYAARFAAKEALVKALGAPPGIRWKDMEVRRDGGAPYFGLSGVALEVMEARGLEAFLALTHDADVAAATVVLQSKGE, encoded by the coding sequence ATGGGTATCCGGGGCCTGGGTCTGGACATCTGCTCCATCTCCCGCATCCAGCGCATCCTGGACGGGCCTCGCGCGGAGCCGTTCCTGAACCGCGTCTACACGGAACACGAGCGCGCCCTGTGCGGCCAGCGTCACGACGCGGCCAGCGCCTACGCCGCGCGCTTCGCGGCCAAGGAGGCGCTGGTGAAGGCCCTGGGCGCGCCGCCGGGCATCCGCTGGAAGGACATGGAGGTGCGTCGCGACGGCGGCGCGCCGTACTTCGGCCTGTCCGGCGTGGCGCTCGAGGTGATGGAGGCCCGGGGGCTGGAGGCCTTCCTCGCGTTGACCCACGACGCCGACGTGGCCGCCGCCACGGTGGTGCTGCAGTCGAAAGGGGAGTGA
- a CDS encoding pyridoxine 5'-phosphate synthase, giving the protein MGQRLGVNVDHVATLRQARRTTYPDPVTAAALAELAGAQQITIHLREDRRHIQDRDLRILRETTQTLLNLEMAATTEMVKIAYEHKPDVVTLVPERREELTTEGGLEVAGQREHVAKIIKNLKDGEITVSLFIDPDLDQVRASHKVNADRIELHTGRYCEARNEKERARELARIVDAAKAGTKLGLGVAAGHGLNYDNVHAIARIAEIDELNIGHAIVARAVLVGFDRAVREMLDLMRNPG; this is encoded by the coding sequence ATGGGACAGCGACTGGGTGTCAACGTGGACCATGTGGCGACGCTGCGGCAGGCGCGGCGCACCACGTATCCGGATCCGGTGACGGCGGCCGCGCTGGCGGAGCTGGCCGGCGCGCAGCAGATCACCATCCACCTGCGCGAGGACCGCCGCCACATCCAGGACCGCGACCTGCGCATCCTGCGTGAGACGACGCAGACGCTGCTGAATCTGGAGATGGCGGCCACCACGGAGATGGTGAAGATCGCCTACGAGCACAAGCCGGACGTGGTGACGCTGGTGCCCGAGCGCCGCGAGGAGCTCACCACCGAGGGTGGGCTCGAGGTCGCCGGCCAGCGCGAGCACGTCGCGAAAATCATCAAGAACCTCAAGGACGGCGAAATCACCGTCTCGCTGTTCATCGACCCGGACCTGGACCAGGTGCGCGCGTCGCACAAGGTGAACGCGGACCGGATTGAATTGCACACGGGCCGCTACTGCGAGGCGCGCAACGAGAAGGAGCGCGCGCGGGAGCTGGCGCGCATCGTCGACGCGGCGAAGGCGGGCACCAAGCTGGGCCTGGGCGTGGCCGCGGGCCACGGGCTCAACTACGACAACGTGCACGCCATCGCGCGCATCGCGGAGATCGACGAGCTGAACATCGGACACGCCATCGTCGCGCGCGCGGTGCTGGTGGGCTTCGACCGGGCGGTCCGGGAGATGCTCGACCTGATGCGCAACCCGGGATAG
- the glmM gene encoding phosphoglucosamine mutase, with amino-acid sequence MAYRMNMPPKEERASQKLFGTDGVRGKANVYPMTAEVAMQLGRALAYLIRNGPHRHRVIVGKDTRLSGYMLEQALAAGLTSMGVDVELVGPLPTPGISNITTSMRADAGAVISASHNPYEDNGIKFFWRDGFKLPDETEGKIEELLSTGAIDSIRPTATKIGRAFRMEDARGRYIVFLKATFPRELTLEGLTIVVDCANGAAYKTAPAVLEELGAKVITLGVSPDGKNINHKCGALYPENLARTVLKHGAHLGIALDGDADRLIVVDEKGKVVDGDAIMAICTGELVARKQLKKKVLVSTVMSNVGLERAVARWGVKVARTRVGDRYVVEEMRKNGYNLGGEQSGHLIFLDHTTTGDGTLAALQLLAVMCRAGKPLSELASIFEPVPQTLVNVVVKQKKELGELPEVMKIIKSVEQKLGNSGRVLVRFSGTEPKARVLVEGEDAARNEAYAKDIADALAKALNR; translated from the coding sequence ATGGCGTACAGGATGAACATGCCTCCCAAGGAGGAGCGCGCATCGCAGAAGCTGTTCGGCACGGACGGGGTTCGCGGAAAGGCGAACGTCTACCCGATGACAGCGGAAGTCGCGATGCAGCTCGGGCGGGCGCTCGCGTACCTCATCCGCAATGGACCGCACCGCCACCGCGTCATCGTGGGCAAGGACACGCGACTGTCGGGCTACATGCTCGAGCAGGCGCTGGCCGCGGGCCTGACGTCCATGGGCGTCGACGTGGAGCTCGTCGGGCCGCTGCCGACGCCGGGCATCTCCAACATCACCACGTCCATGCGCGCGGACGCGGGCGCGGTCATCTCCGCGTCCCACAATCCGTACGAGGACAACGGCATCAAGTTCTTCTGGCGCGACGGCTTCAAGCTGCCGGATGAGACGGAAGGCAAGATCGAAGAGCTGCTGTCCACGGGCGCCATCGACTCCATCCGTCCCACGGCGACGAAGATTGGCCGCGCGTTCCGCATGGAGGACGCGCGGGGCCGCTACATCGTGTTCCTCAAGGCGACCTTCCCGCGCGAGCTGACGCTCGAGGGGCTGACCATCGTCGTCGACTGCGCCAACGGCGCGGCCTACAAGACGGCGCCCGCGGTGCTGGAGGAGCTGGGCGCGAAGGTCATCACGCTGGGCGTCTCTCCGGACGGCAAGAACATCAACCACAAGTGCGGCGCGCTGTACCCGGAGAACCTGGCGCGCACGGTGCTCAAGCACGGCGCCCACCTGGGCATCGCGCTGGACGGTGACGCCGACCGGCTCATCGTCGTGGACGAGAAGGGCAAGGTCGTGGATGGCGACGCCATCATGGCCATCTGCACCGGCGAGCTGGTGGCGCGCAAGCAGCTCAAGAAGAAGGTGCTGGTCTCCACGGTGATGAGCAACGTCGGCCTGGAGCGCGCGGTGGCGCGCTGGGGCGTGAAGGTGGCTCGTACGCGCGTCGGCGACAGGTACGTCGTCGAGGAGATGCGCAAGAACGGCTACAACCTGGGCGGCGAGCAGAGCGGCCACCTCATCTTCCTCGACCACACCACGACGGGTGACGGCACGCTGGCGGCGCTCCAACTGCTCGCGGTGATGTGCCGCGCGGGCAAGCCCCTGAGCGAGCTGGCCTCCATCTTCGAGCCGGTGCCCCAGACGCTTGTCAACGTGGTGGTGAAGCAGAAGAAGGAGCTGGGCGAGCTGCCGGAGGTGATGAAGATCATCAAGTCGGTGGAGCAGAAGCTCGGCAACTCCGGCCGCGTGCTGGTGCGCTTCTCCGGCACCGAGCCCAAGGCGCGCGTGCTGGTGGAGGGCGAGGACGCCGCTCGCAACGAGGCCTACGCGAAGGACATCGCGGACGCCCTGGCGAAGGCGCTCAACCGCTAG
- the folP gene encoding dihydropteroate synthase, translating into MIRARPISVDHPEDLTLAFRRMGLPTPAREYLLEKLPHGQWLLTGVSKEVGQFLHGLPERSNAPGREEFPSWVSGDVRTRAGAGLLSGRREQLERLIALARAEGGELIALAGALERALGTHVAPTPLVLGERTFEWGSRTYVMGVVNVTPDSFSDGGRYQDVDAAIAHGLALAEAGADLLDVGGESTRPGSRAVSAEEEVARVLPVIEGLRARTAVPLSVDTTKSAVAREALQAGAHLINDVTGFRTDLELPRVVAEFGAACCLMHIQGTPSTMQQAPAYEDLMDEVLTFLEDSSAMAAAAGVPRERILLDPGIGFGKTFDHNLYLLRRLEELRVLGLPLLVGTSRKGFLGALTGGKPAGERLSATLGSVAAMAVLGGADVVRVHDVAEARDALVVADAIRMARDGGALLGR; encoded by the coding sequence ATGATTCGCGCCCGCCCCATCAGCGTCGACCATCCGGAGGACCTGACGTTGGCCTTCCGTCGCATGGGGTTGCCCACGCCCGCGCGCGAGTACCTCCTGGAGAAGCTGCCGCATGGGCAGTGGCTCCTCACCGGCGTCTCGAAGGAGGTCGGCCAGTTCCTCCACGGCCTGCCAGAGCGCTCGAACGCGCCGGGTCGGGAGGAGTTTCCTTCCTGGGTCTCGGGCGACGTGCGCACCCGCGCCGGGGCGGGCCTGTTGTCTGGACGACGTGAGCAACTGGAGCGGCTCATCGCGCTCGCCCGCGCCGAGGGGGGCGAGCTCATCGCGCTGGCGGGCGCGCTGGAGCGCGCCCTGGGGACACACGTGGCGCCGACGCCGCTGGTGCTCGGCGAGCGCACCTTCGAGTGGGGCTCGCGCACCTACGTCATGGGCGTGGTCAACGTGACGCCGGACAGCTTCTCCGATGGGGGGCGCTACCAGGACGTCGACGCGGCCATCGCCCACGGGCTCGCGCTGGCGGAGGCGGGCGCGGACCTGTTGGACGTCGGCGGCGAGTCCACGCGTCCCGGCTCACGGGCCGTCTCCGCCGAGGAAGAGGTCGCCCGGGTGCTGCCGGTCATCGAGGGCCTGCGAGCCCGCACCGCCGTGCCCCTCTCGGTGGACACCACCAAGTCGGCCGTGGCGCGCGAGGCGCTCCAGGCGGGCGCGCACCTCATCAACGACGTCACTGGCTTCCGCACGGACCTGGAGCTGCCCCGCGTGGTGGCGGAGTTCGGCGCCGCCTGTTGTCTGATGCACATCCAGGGGACCCCCAGCACCATGCAGCAGGCGCCTGCCTACGAGGACCTGATGGACGAGGTGCTGACGTTCCTGGAGGACTCCTCGGCCATGGCGGCGGCCGCGGGGGTGCCGCGCGAGCGCATCCTGCTGGACCCGGGCATCGGCTTCGGCAAGACGTTCGACCACAACCTCTACCTGCTGCGACGGCTGGAGGAGCTGCGCGTACTCGGGCTGCCCCTGCTGGTGGGCACCAGCCGCAAGGGATTCCTCGGCGCCCTGACGGGTGGCAAGCCGGCGGGCGAGCGTCTGTCGGCGACGCTGGGTTCCGTGGCGGCGATGGCGGTGCTGGGGGGCGCGGACGTCGTCCGGGTCCACGACGTGGCGGAGGCTCGCGACGCGCTCGTGGTGGCGGATGCGATTCGCATGGCGCGCGACGGAGGCGCCCTGCTCGGACGCTGA